A segment of the Candidatus Jettenia caeni genome:
TTGAACCTATAAGGAATTGAAACTCCATTGTGAATGTGATTTCCCGAAGGCTTTCTTTCTTTCATTGAACCTATAAGGAATTGAAACGGTAGCAAGGGGTTCTGCCTGCCCTGATTGTGCAATCTTTCATTGAACCTATAAGGAATTGAAACTACGATGAGGGGCTTGAAAAGAAATTTCTTTCTGCCTTTCATTGAACCTATAAGGAATTGAAACGAAAATATTACCTTGAATTTCCTGCAAGGTGGTTCCTTTCATTGAACCTATAAGGAATTGAAACGGGGTTCTTTAATATTGCCCTGTGCGTCTACGGGCTTTCATTGAACCTATAAGAAATTGAAACAATCATACAAAGAAAGAATTGTTCCGCTTCACAAGTCTTTCATTCAACATAATTTACAATAAGAGGCTCCAGAGTATTTGTCATTGCGAGGGGTTTTTTCCCGAAGCAATCTTTTCTCAACTATTCAAGAGATTGCTTCGGACAATACCCTCGCAATGACAAGTTAAACACTACACGGACAAACCATGTCCCCGTACGCCTTGAACGGGGGCATGTCCCTGTAAGCATCGTTTGTGTGTGCCACCCTGAAAACCGCTTACATACAATGAAAATTCCTCTACAATGAACCTATAAGGAATTGAAATAACTGTTCGAAAAATATATTTTGTAAGAAACTTATGTAGGATGAACCTTTCGGTTTGCTTCTCTATAATAACAAGGCTAAAACCTCGCCATACATTTTTCCTCCGATGTGAATACAAGAGATTAAAACCCTATGGATAAAGAATAAAAAGAAATCAAAAAGACCTGATATCGTTTCCGCAAGACTTTAATTCATAGTATCGTACCTTTCCGTTTTTCGACTTGTATGAGTTTGATTTTCATGTAAATAACAGTACCCATCAGGATTCTTCGTCTTATTCTTACATCTCTTACCAGACTTGGTTATGCTTTTGCATTGCATCACCGCCATACTTGATTTCCCTACAATATCTGGTGTATCGAATCTCCAATTCTTGAGATTTAACGTTGATTCGATAAGCTCTTCCTGCTCATCAGGAAGAAGATGAAAAAAATCAATTCCTGTTAACTTTTCAATGTTATCAATCGTTAAAGCATATTTTTGTAATGATTCATTTGATCTCATATTCGGAATAACAAAACCGATACCCTTAATATCAGGCTCTCTATAATCTAAAATTATCTTATAAAAATATTTCGGCACAGAAACTTTATTTTTACCAATGGTAGGTAAACCTTTTTTTAAAACAGGACCGGTGACAATATATATTGACCGATTATCCCTTGCCCATTGCCTGACCAACTCTTCTAATTTTTTCCAAATCCCCCTGTTAAAACCAGGCTCTTGCGGACTAATATTACTATAATAAAATGATTCCTGCATTGCTACTGAAGACCATGCCATATCACCAGCAGGCGCTAAATGACCTTTATCATAACCAAATCCCTTGTAATCCTTACCAT
Coding sequences within it:
- a CDS encoding endonuclease, whose translation is MRTYSTKTIKTITLLGILILFIMSNPPVQEETLARENKAHTCLIKEPLCNLKPRTIQHLEIPKCTQNDEILTYSAFVLSYNEEHEQASWVAYELTREETYAMYERSDKFIPDLRVKGQTADGKDYKGFGYDKGHLAPAGDMAWSSVAMQESFYYSNISPQEPGFNRGIWKKLEELVRQWARDNRSIYIVTGPVLKKGLPTIGKNKVSVPKYFYKIILDYREPDIKGIGFVIPNMRSNESLQKYALTIDNIEKLTGIDFFHLLPDEQEELIESTLNLKNWRFDTPDIVGKSSMAVMQCKSITKSGKRCKNKTKNPDGYCYLHENQTHTSRKTERYDTMN